In Ovis canadensis isolate MfBH-ARS-UI-01 breed Bighorn chromosome 11, ARS-UI_OviCan_v2, whole genome shotgun sequence, the DNA window tatttggTCCAAGATATCAATGATGCCTAGGTTGGAAAGCCCTGTTTTAGAGCAATCCTAGAATTTCCTCCCATTAAAACCTCCACCAACTAGTAAGACTCAGTGGTGCCATCTGGTGGCCGATGTTTGCTTCTGGCTGAGAGGCATTTTATTTTGGTGATTCTGACCCTGGTAGAAATTCCATCCCCCTTTTGAGGGGCGGATGCAGAGATCTTTCCAAATCCTTTTACTGTCCACTGCTATAAGTGACCCATTCGGATTTTAATATGTTTCAGGTGATGACAACCTGTGCAACACTCCCCGTTTATCTCCCTGTTCTCCACCAAAGCAAGGCAAGAAAGAGAATGGTCCCCCTCGCTCACAGACATCAAAGGGACGCAGACTGGTATTTGACAATCAGCTGACAACTAAGTCTCCTGGCAAAAGAGAACGCACCAGAGTTCACCAAAACAAAATACATTCCTCAGTTCCGAAAGGTCAGGACATCACAACCGATTCTGAGCAGAGGTGTCCGCCGGAGAAAGAGTCTGCATGTCTGAGACTGTTCAAGCAAGAGGGTTGGTTCTTTCATGGCAAGCTGTTAGTGCAGCCTCGTAACCAAGGCTGGTGATTCCAAGTGAAAGGCGGTGGGTCTTCTCGGTACCCTCTGTTGTGTCTAATTGTCCTTTCATGTCTGGCACAGGCACTTGCTACCAGCAAGCGAAACAGGTCCTGACTACAGCTGTCCCGGATCAGCTGCCTGCCAGGGAAAAGGAGATGGATGTCATCAGGAATTTCCTAAGGGAGCACATCTGTGGGAAAAAAGCTGGAAGTCTTTATCTTTCTGGTGCTCCTGGAACTGGAAAAACTGCCTGCTTAAGCCGAATTCTGCAAGACCTCAAGGTACATTGAGAGTCTGAATTATGATGCTCTTGCTAAAATGACATCTGGTTATTAAGGGTTAAGAAAAAGTGGAAGTACTTCAGGGATTGCAGTTTTCTCCcaaataagacattttaaatttcattgtcaAAATCTTTCCAAATGAAAGTGGAGCTTATTTTCTTATATGCTGTTAACCCCTCAAAGACACATCACATTCCATCAGAAGTTTATCCGAGGCCAAACTAACTTGCCTGTTTGCAATTTTTCTAGAAGGAACTAAAAGGCTTTAAAACTATCGTGCTGAATTGCATGTCCTTGAGGAGTGCCCAGGCTGTATTCCCAGCCATTGCTCAGGAGATTTGTCAGGAAGAAGTATCCAGGCCAGCTGGGAAGGACATGATGAGGAAACTGGAAAACCATATGACTGCAGAGAAGGGCCCCATGATGTAAGCGTTGCTCTGCTGCATGTTGCTTTGTGAAAGTCTGCAAGATTTGTTGCCCACAAACTCACAGTCTCGTCTCTTGAATTTATCAGTTTACTCATAAAAAGAACATATCCTATATTTTCTCTCTGAGAGGTAGTTACATAAGcttaaagggaaagaagaaaagaaaaaagaaaaaccttctaATTTCAAATTGGGGGAAAATGTTTTTAAGCTCATTGCTGTATGTTACCAAATGGGGTAGATGACTACCTTCAAACTGGTTTGAGCTGTAGGAATGTGACCTAGAGTCAGCCCACATCAAACCGATTGGAGAGTTAAGAAGGTGAACATGGATcctcattgtttctttctttgtagtGTGTTGGTGTTGGACGAGATGGATCAGCTGGACAGCAGAGGGCAGGATGTCTTGTACACACTGTTTGAATGGCCGTGGCTAAGCAATTCTCGGTTGGTGCTGATTGGTTAGTGCTCTGTTGTTCATGTTACGTGGTGGTTCTAAAGACTTCTTTTTTAGATCTGTTCGGCTtatgagttttgttgttgttgttttttcaccgtgtacatggcttgtgggatcttagttccccaaccaggggttgaaccttggCTATGAAAGTGagtagtcctaaccactggactgccagggaattatcACCTATTACTTTATCTTACACCAGCTTTCTGCTTTCTTACCATAATAAGGTTACtatagggacatccctggtggtccagtggttccaCACTTCCACGGTAGGGGGCATGagttggtcagggaactgagatcccacatactgtgcagCTCagtcaaaaaagaataaaaataaataaaagaattttttttttaaggaaagttattataaaataatagggAACTTAAtcaaatcagggcttcccttgtggcttagctggtaaagaatctgcaatacaggagatctgggttcaatccctgggttgggaagatcccctggaaaagggaatggctacccactccagtgttctggcctggagaattccatggactgtatagtccatggggttgcaaagagttggacacacaactgagcgactttcacaaatCAAATCAGTTTTGTTACCTCTGAATAGAAATGACATAAGACTGCATTTCAGCAACAGTCAATTTTGGGAGTGTCTGGTCCTGCTATTAGTCAAAATTTAAAACCTAATTTGAATAGAGCATTCttcccacatgccgcaacgaaggcccagcacagccgagAAATAAGGAACActtaaataaaaaacattcttCGATGATTGTGTACATCTAACCTAATGAGTATTGAGAGTTGGGGACAAgtgggaagcaacagttggaatgCTGGATTATGACTAGAAATTTTATTCAGCTTTCAGaaggtttatttttccttttagggTGATTTGACCACTGATGATAAGTGTTACATATCTCCTCCTCAGGTATTGCTAATACTCTGGATCTCACGGATAGAATTCTGCCGAGGCTTCAAGCTAGAGAAAAATGCAAGCCACAGCTGTTGAACTTCCCACCTTATACCAAAAATCAGATAGCCACCATCTTGCAGGATCGACTGAATCAGGTGAGTGCCAAGCACTGTACCAAAGTGTCTGTTCCTTGTATCACCTGTGAAAAGGAAACCTAACAATGGttctaaaatattttgctttgactccattgCTAAACAAGGCATTCCTGTGGGCCATAGTGAGAACATTTTTGTGTGAATTTCCACCTATGGCTCCATTTATTGGGTGCTTCAGTATTGGAATAAACATAAGAGAGGAGTCACTCAAATGCTTCTCTAATAGTCtcatggagcaggaaatggcaacccactccagtattcctgcctggagaatttcatggacagaggagcccggcaggctatagtctgtggggtcgcaaacagtcggacatgactgagcgactaacacacacgcaaCAGTCTTAAAATAGGAcctgagggggcttccctggtggctcagtggtaatctgcctgccactgcaggagacacgggttccatccctgatccgggaggatcccacaagccttggcGCAATTGAGCCTGGCAGCCGCAACTGCTAGAGTCTGTGcttcacaacaggagaagccacctcaatgagaagcccgtgcaccacaactagagagtagctcctgcttgccacaaccaCGGAACagcccacgcagcaatgaagacccagcgtagccaaaaagaaatagaaaaaaaaaaataggacctgggacctccctggcggtccagtggctaagactttgcacttccaATGCTGGGGGGGCACAGCTtgtatccctggtcggggaactaagatcccgtatgTCTCATGGTctggccaaaaaatttaaaaaaaaaataggaccaAGAAAGCACTTTCTCTTGTAAACGACCAAGTAGATTTTAGTATAGTGTAGTTTTGGTAATTTACGTTTcagttgcttttttcccctttgtgaaCTTCTACCACATTCCTACAAAATGCTTCAATGTATGAAATTCCCATTCCTAAGCAGTAAAGGCATCTCTTAGACCCTACAGTTTGGTCAATCAAGTTTAGAATTAAGCGTGAAAGTACTCATGTCTGAGACCAAAACTGCAGAAGAGGAGCTGTGTACTTTCAACTGTAAACTTCTATGTCTTGTCCAAAGGCATTTAATGACCAGGTCCTAGACAATGCTGCCATTCAGTTCTGCGCCCGCAAAGTCTCTGCTGTTTCGGGAGATGTTCGCAAAGCGCTTGATATTTGCAGGTGAGTTATGGCACTGGTGGctgcttttattaaaaagaagaaatgctgTTAATTGTCTCGTGTAACTCAAATGAATGTGGCTTAAGAGGCTCCATTCTGCCACGTTTTACGTTCAGAAAGGAGGACTTGTTTCTCAGTGGGGAGCTCTGCATTTCCACCGTGCTAATGTCTGAAACATTATCAGTCCATTACCTACAGAGGGAGAAACAAATGAGATGTTGCTGGCACTCCCTGTGGTGATTATAGATTGGTTAATTacatttgtattaaaaaagaCTCCAGTTTACTTTTCCATTAGCTGGTCTCAAGCAGGTTTATTTATGGACCTGAACCATCCTTGCCTTGAGACTTTTTTTGCCCCTTCCTTTGCTTTTGTGAGCACCCCTTCCTCCAGCTGGTGGTCCTCCATAGTTGTGTTCCAGACCTCTCTCTCTCCCGCTTCCCATCCCCCAGCCTCTCCTGCTGGGGAAAGCCTCTGTGCTGACTGATGAAATTTCTTCTTTCCCAGTAGGACACTGGGTCCATTAAAATGACACTTGCTGTGTTGGCCCGCTGGTCCAACCTCCCCCTACTGCCATGCAGAAGATCCAGGTCTGGTGCATGGCTTCCTGTGGGCAAAGTACTTTGGAGAGAGCAGTGGGAGAGTAAGCTCTTCCTCTTGCTAGATGGTGTGATCCTGGATTTGAAAGTTCTTCCTAGTCAGCAAACTACTTGGATAAAGACTGCAGCTATGAGCAAGAGTCATGTAGGCCGGTGTGGTTTTAGCCTACACACAGCCTATGTATAGATAACTGCAGGCTCCTCTTTTAGGGCTGGAGTGTATGGGTGGTGCTGTCTCTCTTTAGTCAGTCACCCACACTGCGTGTCCTCTCTTCTATCCATGACATGTTTTCCTtgtccaaaatattatcattggCTCAATGTATGATGACTTACTCAGCCTCTGTAAGAGGAAATCGAGTAGTGTTGAAGTTTCTCAGGTTCCCTGGTCCATGATTTATTTCGAGGCAATTAAGTCCCCTGGAGTTGAGGCATAATCCAATTTTCTtgggttttaaaattataaaacatgttGCTTTGTGTTAATGTGCCTGTTTTGGGGCTTGGTGGTTTGGTGTGGTGTTTGGTTTGGCTCAGCCTAAATTAACTctagaaataacttttttttttttttacaggaggGCCATTGAAATCGTAGAGTCAGATGTCAAAAGTCAGACTATCCTCAAACCACTCTCTGAATGTGAGTAGTttatctctgtttccttttcctttataattAGAAGCTTTacttttctgaaagaaataaaaagatgagaTGAGCATAGTTAAATCCTGTTGTCCGTTTGTGTATGGGTGTCTGTGTTTTTCATCAGTTTCATCTACTTTGTTTCAGTCTTGCCTGCCAGTGCTGTAATCCACGCATTACTGGAAATGGGTTCTCCAGGGTGTTACATGAATCGTTGGGACAGTCGGTTTTCTTTCCAAGTCCTAGGAATGAAAACTAGACACTAAGATTGGATCAGCGTCTCTCTGGGTGCTTATATCGAGTGCACTTTAGGTCTTGATATAGGTGAAAGCAAAGCCCAGGaaataagagtcagacagggaaagaatTAGTTCCACTTGGGATATCGCTAGACTTTCAACAAGTCTCAGAGGGTGGCGATACAAAGATAGCATTGCTACAGTAAACTGCAAGCTTTCACAAAAACGACAAAATTAGTTTTCCTTTCCCTCAGCCTTGTCCTCTTAGCTATAGAGGATGTAAAATGGCCGTGAACTGCATATCTTGTGGTTAATATCCAATGTTAATCTTTAGAAACAGAACAGTCTGATTTGATTGTTTCTTCCTTATCATCAACTTGTTGAAAgaagattaataaaaatatttcagaagtaGCCAAACAGTGCTTTGACTGATAGTAGGTAATATCTGCCAATGCACAGACTAGATACTGGTTTCTCTTCAACTTTTTACATCGTTCCTTTTTTCCCCTACCAGTAACATTTAGGCTCGTCAGTGGACCTGGGGAGCACCgctcacacacacagaactaAAAGAATTTGTGACTTCTTATCATAAATTATTAAACTAATCTAATTCCTGTCTTTTAACCGTTGGTAGATGTGGTTAGCTTTAATGGCTTTAGAAAGCTACAGGGAGACTGACTTTAACTAAATATAAGAAGACactttcctggacttccctggtgggtccagggaagtggttaagactccgcacttccaGTGTAGgcggtgtgggtttgatcctcggttggggaactaaaaccccacatgcgtcgtggtgcagccaaaaaaagaaaaaagaaggcacTTCCCAGTAAAGAGCACAAACTGGTCTTCTTTTGACACAGTGGGGGTGTCCCAGTATTGAAGAGACTCAGACACAAGCTGGGTAGGTGACCTCTTCTTGGAACTGTtatgaagagactcagccattgGATAGGGAGTAAGACTAGACCTGAATTCTTCTCAGCTTTGTGAGATTCTGCCTCTTGACCACTGAACTCCAGTTTCTCCAGTATGCTTAGTGCTCGGTAGCATCCCGTCTGTGATCATGGAATTGaagcagtgaaggacagggaagcctggcgtgcttcagtccctggggttgcaaagagtcgtacacgacttagtggctgaacaacaacaactgaagcAAACTCTGTGGGACAGCTGACTTGGTCTCAGGAAGTAACATGAGGCAAAGTTTGTTACAGAGCAAATCCTCTTCTGTCTTGCCATTCCTGCATCCAGACAATGAGGCCACAGTCCTCTGTGGCTCCTTGGCAGTTTCCCAACCTCCGGCCTCAGAGATGGTGCTATCTGCTGAAATATCCGATGACATTTTCTCAAGTGTTGCTCTCCTGGAGATTG includes these proteins:
- the CDC6 gene encoding cell division control protein 6 homolog, which produces MPRTRSQSQATISFPKKKPSRTVDKAKSSSDTKLELTNAQAILRSSCAKILPLSPRKRLGDDNLCNTPRLSPCSPPKQGKKENGPPRSQTSKGRRLVFDNQLTTKSPGKRERTRVHQNKIHSSVPKGQDITTDSEQRCPPEKESACLRLFKQEGTCYQQAKQVLTTAVPDQLPAREKEMDVIRNFLREHICGKKAGSLYLSGAPGTGKTACLSRILQDLKKELKGFKTIVLNCMSLRSAQAVFPAIAQEICQEEVSRPAGKDMMRKLENHMTAEKGPMIVLVLDEMDQLDSRGQDVLYTLFEWPWLSNSRLVLIGIANTLDLTDRILPRLQAREKCKPQLLNFPPYTKNQIATILQDRLNQAFNDQVLDNAAIQFCARKVSAVSGDVRKALDICRRAIEIVESDVKSQTILKPLSECKSLSESLVPKRVGVIHVSQVISEVDGNRMTLSREGAQDSFPLQQKILVCSLLLLTRRLKIKEVTLGKLHEAYSNVCRKQQVAAVAQSECLSLSGLLEARGIFGLKKNKETRFTKVSLKIEEKEIEHALKDKALVGNILATGLP